The Gigantopelta aegis isolate Gae_Host chromosome 9, Gae_host_genome, whole genome shotgun sequence genomic sequence AAGCCCATAACCTACCGACAACTCCCGAGTGATATTCCACCACAATATAAATTAGACTGGTCTCATACCATACTTTATAACATGCACAACGTAACGTTCCTGGCATTCCCTTATTAGTAAGGTTAATATTAgagattaatataattaataagaagaagaataacaagaagaaccaaataaaaataataaccaaggaAATATGAAATGATAGATCGACAGAAAACCAGGAACGCTACAATACCACGACATTTGTTATaccattaatcatcggctattgtacgtGAAACagttcgtaattttgacatagtcttagagaggaaatccactaaaaaaaatatattagtaccaagggttcttttatatgcatcatcccacagacaggataacacataccacggcctttaaaaGATAttatggagcgagaaatagtccagaccgaccgcacgcTATgcgagagcgctttaccactgggctacgtgttCTCGTGGTTTCGTTAAGACAGTCGtacttgaaccttcagtggatgtaagcacgagtcaaatggttgattgattcaGATAGCTCAACCGTGTTCTTGGGTCGTGTATTAAATGTAAGTAGATAATATTTTAagcggagcactggctagaacgagaaatagcccaattggcccatcCACAGGGATCGACCttaaaccgatcgcgcatcaagcgagcgctttaccactggactgaaATGCTTATGAAGACATTACATTATGTATTCTGTTCATCTGAGAGCCAGCTCTGTTGTATTTAATTAGAAGTGAAACCGATCCTTCGGTTACGTGCGCGCCAGTCGCGGTCATCAGGTCTCCTGTGGGAAGCTGCACTCGTCCAATATTGTTTCTAATATCCCTGTATCCCAGAAGAGCTTCAAGTGACAAGATAATAGATACCGCCTGTGATCGGCAGACACTAATGAACAAAACGTATTCCACATGTGCATTAGAgaaagaacaaaatatattaaaattctagtgggttttttcgtttttgtttctttgttattATGGGgttttgtcttcttcttcttcttcttgttttgttatgtgcttaatccccccccccccccccccaagttattttcgtgcttgaaATATTATCTACTTACATTTCATACACGACCCAAGAACAATCAACCATTTcactcgtgcttacatccactgaaggttcaagcacgtctgtaCCCCGATTCCTCGGcggatgtgcccaagacaggagctatttaaaattaaagctCGCTTTGTTAACGAAACGACGAGagcacatagcccagtggtaaagcgctcgcgtcGTGTGCAGTCGGTCAAGGGTATTTCTccttccatatatatatattaaaggtcgtggtaggtgctatcctgtctgtaggaaacctgctactgaTGGGgtgttttcccgttccaaccagttccctACAaccggtatattaaaggccatggtatatgctgtcctgtctgtaggaaaaagcatatgaaagatcctttgctactaatgaaaaaatgaagcaggttttctctaagtctatatgtcaaaattaccaaatgtttgacatccaatagccgatgattaatgcatcagtggtgttgttaaacaaaacaaactttaacatttaactttgatcattggctattgaatgtcaaacatttggtaatgctggACAATACGTACCtcgtgagaggaaacccgctacattttcctattagaagcaatataatatgcactttcccagtgAGGAAACACATATCACGATACCAGTCGTAGAACACATATCACGGTACCAGTCGTAGAACACATATCACGATACCAGTCGTAGAACACATATCACGGTACCAGTCGTAGAACACATATCACGGTACCAGTCGTAGAACACATATCACGGTACCAGTCATAGAACACATATCATGGTACCAGTCGTAGAACACATATCATGGTACCAGTCATAGAACACATATCACGGTACCAGTCGTAGAACACATATCATGGTACCAGTCATAGAACACATATCACGGTACCAGTCGTAGAACACATATCATGGTACCAGTCATAGAACACATATCACGGTACCAGTCGTAGAACACATATCACGGTACCAGTCGTAGAACACATATCATGGTACCAGTCATAGAACACATATCATGGTACCAGTCGTAGAGAAACGATGGGAACGCCAATAAAAAACAACCTCATAGAAACGGTCCACCGAGGggattgaaggaaggaaatgttttatttaacgacgcactcaacacattttatttaacgacgcactcaacacattttatttaacgacgcactcaacacattttatttaacgacgcactcaacacactttatttaacgacgcactcaacacattttatttaacgatgcactcaacacactttatttacggttttattacgtcggacatatggttaagaaccacacataaatagagaggaaacctgctgtcgccatttcatggactacttgtttttgattagcagcaagagatcttttatatgcaccatccaacagacagggtagtacataccacggcttttgatatgccagtcctggtgcactggctggaacgagaaatagctcaatgggcccaccgacggggatcgatcccagaccgaccgcgcatcgagcaagcgctttaccactgggctacgtcccgccccgaggGGATTTGATTATTCAACACCAGTAACTGAGGAATGCACTCTGCCAACTGAGTTCGATTCCTTCCCAAGAGTTAAATACTTTGTAAACAAAACTCCAGCTTATTATATGATGAAATGATGGGACAGAATCTAATGCAGTTGAAACCATGCCACTTGTATATTCGTACATACCACTGGCACTGGGCGCTATCCTGTAcaagtttgggttttctaaACTTAAGTTTTCGACTTTGGGAGTGGCAGACGGGGCTGTAGAGATCagacatcctgttacggatctcctagtagagtggcggtcctcctaaagACGGGGCTGTAGAGATCagacatcctgttacggatatCCTAGtagagtggcggtcctcctaaagACGAGGCTGTACCGTGATGTGAACCGGAGCGGGCTTGTACCGGGACATGAACCGGAGCGAGCTTGTACCGGGACGTGAACCGGGGCGGGCTTGTACCGTGACGTGAACCGGGGCGGGCTTGTACCGGGGCGTGAACCGGAGCGGGCTTGTACCGTGAGGtgaaccgggggggggggggggggcttgtaCCTTGACCTGAACCGGGGCGGGCTTGTACTGTGAGGTGAACCGGGGCGGGCTTGTACCGGGACGTGAACCGGGGCGGGCTTGTACCGGGACGTGAACCGGGGCGGGCTTGTACCGGGACGTGAACCGGAGCGGGCTTGTACCGGGACGTGAACCGAAGCGGGCTTGTACCTTACGTGAACCGGGGCGGGCTTGTACCTTACGTGAACCGGGGCGGGCTTGTACCGGGACGTGAACCGGGGCGGGCTTGTACCGGGACGTGAACCGCGGCGGGCTTGTACCGGGACGTGAACCGGGGCGGGCTTGTACCGGGACGTGAACCGGGGCGGGCTTGTACCGGGACGTGAACCGGGGCGGGCTTGTACCGGGACGTGAACCGGGGCGGGCTTGTACCGGGACGTGAACCGGGGCGGGCTTGTACCGGGACGTGAACCGCGGCGGGCTTGTACCGGGACGTGAACCGGGGCGGGCTTGTACCGGGACGTGAACCGGGGCGGGCTTGTACCGGGACGTGAACCGGGGCGGGCTTGTACCGGGACGTGAACCGGGGCGGGCTTGTACCGTGACGTGAACCGGGGCGGGCTTGTACCGTGACGTGAACCGGGGCGGGCTTGTACCGTGACGTGAACCGGGGCGGGCTTGTACCGTGACGTGAACCGGGGCGGGCTTGTACCGTGACGTGAACCGGGGCGGGCTTGTACCGTGACGTGAACCGGGGCGGGCTTGTACCGTGACGTGAACCGGGGCGGGCTTGTACCGGGACGTGAACCGGAGCGGGCTTGTACCTTACGTGAACCGGGGCGGGCTTGTACCGGGACGTGAACCGGGGCGGGCTTGTACCGGGACGTGAACCGGGGCGGGCTTGTACCGTGACGTGAACCGGGGCGGGCTTGTACCGGGACGTGAACCGGGGCGGGCTTGTACCGGGACGTGAACCGGGGCGGGGCGGGCTTGTACCGGGACGTGAACCGGGGCGGGCTTGTACCGGGACGTGAACCGCGGCGGGCTTGTACCGGGACGTGAACCGCGGCGGGCTTGTACCGGGACGTGAACCGGGGCGGGCTTGTACCGGGACGTGAACCGGGGCGGGCTTGTACCGGGACGTGAACCGGGGCGGGCTTGTACCGGGACGTGAACCGGGGCGGGCTTGTACCGGGACGTGAACCGGAGCGGGCTTGTACCTTACGTGAACCGGAGCGGGCTTGTACCTTACGTGAACCGGGGCGGGCTTGTACCGGGACGTGAACCGGGGCGGGCTTGTACCGTGACGTGAACCGGGGAGGGCTTGTACCGTGACGTGAACCGGGGCGGGCTTGTACCGGGACGTGAACCGGGGCGGGCTTGTACCGGGACGTGAACCGCAGCGGGCTTGTACCGGGACGTGAACCGCAGCGGGCTTGTACCGGGACGTGAACCGGGGCGGGCTTGTACCGGGACGTGAACCGGGGCGGGCTTGTACCGGGACGTGAACCGGGGCGGGCTTGTACCGGGACGTGAACCGGGGCGGGCTTGTACCGGGACGTGAACCGGGGCGGGCTTGTAC encodes the following:
- the LOC121380703 gene encoding basic proline-rich protein-like — protein: MVMMMMMVEMMMVEMMVMVEMMVMMMPAWFTSRYKPAPVHVTVQARSGSRKVQARPGSRPGTSPPRFTSRYKPAPVHVPVQARPGSRPGTSPPRFTSRYKPAAVHVPVQARCGSRPGTSPPRFTSRYKPAPVHVTVQALPGSRHGTSPPRFTSRYKPAPVHVRYKPAPVHVRYKPAPVHVPVQARPGSRPGTSPPRFTSRYKPAPVHVPVQARPGSRPGTSPPRFTSRYKPAAVHVPVQARPGSRPGTSPPRPGSRPGTSPPRFTSRYKPAPVHVTVQARPGSRPGTSPPRFTSRYKPAPVHVRYKPAPVHVPVQARPGSRHGTSPPRFTSRYKPAPVHVTVQARPGSRHGTSPPRFTSRYKPAPVHVTVQARPGSRHGTSPPRFTSRYKPAPVHVPVQARPGSRPGTSPPRFTSRYKPAAVHVPVQARPGSRPGTSPPRFTSRYKPAPVHVPVQARPGSRPGTSPPRFTSRYKPAAVHVPVQARPGSRPGTSPPRFT